Proteins from a genomic interval of Danio rerio strain Tuebingen ecotype United States chromosome 4, GRCz12tu, whole genome shotgun sequence:
- the LOC141381684 gene encoding uncharacterized protein — translation MAFIKKESEDVKIEETFTVKQEDLQEQTDLIEENEDSKEEHHVNIEEKTHLQTDDILKRRDKNSFTCTQCGKSFERKGNLKIHMRIHTGEKPFTCTQCGKSFNQSSNLNLHMRIHTGEKPFTCPQCGKSFNALSHLNQHMMIHTRKKPFKCTQCGKSFNRSSDLHQHMRIHTGEKPFTCNQCGKSFNCLSHLNQHMIIHTRNKPFKCTQCGKSFSRSSDLYKHMRIHTGEKPFTCSQCGKCFNFSSNLNRHMRIHTGEKSFTCTQRGKSFSQSSHLNQHIMSHTEEKPFNHFV, via the exons atggcgtttattaaaaaggagagtgaagatgtgaagattgaagaaacattcacagtcaaacaggaagatctgcaggaacaaacag acctaattgaagagaatgaggacagtaaagaggaacatcatgtcaacattgaggaaaaaactcatttacagactgatgatattttgaaaaggagagacaagaatagtttcacctgcactcagtgtggaaagagttttgaaaGAAAAGgcaatcttaagattcacatgaggatccacactggagagaaaccattcacatgcactcagtgtggaaagagtttcaaccaatcatcgaatcttaatctacacatgagaatccacactggagagaaaccattcacatgccctcagtgtgggaagagtttcaacgccttatcacaccttaatcaacacatgatgattcacactagaaagaaaccattcaaatgcactcaatgtgggaaaagttttaaccGCTCATCAGACCTTCATCAAcatatgaggatccacactggagagaaaccattcacatgcaaccagtgtgggaagagttttaactgcttatcacaccttaatcaacacatgataaTCCACACTAGAAAtaaaccattcaaatgcactcaaTGTGGAAAAAGTTTTAGCCGCTCATCAgacctttataaacacatgagaatccacactggagagaaaccattcacatgcagtcAGTGTGGGAAGTGTTTTAACTTTTCTTCaaaccttaatcgacacatgaggatacacactggagagaaatcattcacatgcactcagcgtgggaagagtttcagccaatcatcacaccttaatcaacacatcatgagccacactgaagagaaaccatttaatcattttgtctaa